One Amaranthus tricolor cultivar Red isolate AtriRed21 chromosome 1, ASM2621246v1, whole genome shotgun sequence DNA window includes the following coding sequences:
- the LOC130817667 gene encoding 3-isopropylmalate dehydratase large subunit, chloroplastic-like codes for MATSSFISPPSSSFLPKNDVGLSAFPSSTFNCTQFAASKYKKMSLKNIVSVMAPHQTQRKPSTTGSVKNAMTMTEKILARASEKTQLNPGDNVWVNVDVLMTHDVCGPGSFGIFKKEFGQNAKVWDREKIVIIPDHYIFTSDERANRNVDILRDFVKEQNIKYFYDITDLSDFKVNPDYKGVCHVALAQEGHCRPGEVLLGTDSHTCNAGAFGQFATGIGNTDAGFVLGTGKILLKVPPTLRFVLDGEMPDYLLAKDLILQIIGEISVSGATYKSMEFVGSTVERLTMEERMTLCNMVVEAGGKNGVVPADTTTFKYLEDKTSIPYEPVYGDDQARFLSEYRFDVSKLEPLVAKPHSPDNRALARECKYVKIDRVYIGSCTGGKIEDFMAVAKVFLAAGKKVKVPTFLVPATQKVWLDVYTLPVPGSGGKTCAQIFEEAGCDTPGSPGCGACLGGPRDTYARMNEPMVCVSTTNRNFPGRMGHKEGQIYLASPYTAAASALTGFVTDPREFLQ; via the exons ATGGCGACTTCTTCTTTTATCTCTCCACCATCATCATCTTTCCTTCCAAAG AACGATGTGGGTCTTTCTGCTTTCCCCTCTTCTACCTTCAATTGCACTCAATTTGCAGCTTCAAAATACAAGAAAATGTCTTTGAAGAACATTGTTTCTGTCATGGCTCCTCACCAAACACAGCGCAAACCTTCTACTACTGGCTCG GTGAAAAATGCAATGACAATGACTGAGAAGATATTGGCTAGGGCTTCTGAGAAAACCCAATTAAATCCAGGTGATAATGTTTGGGTTAATGTTGATGTTTTGATGACTCATGATGTTTGTGGACCTGGTTCTTTTGGTATCTTCAAGAAGGAATTTGGCCAGAATGCTAAG GTGTGGGATCGTGAAAAGATCGTCATTATTCCTGATCATTATATTTTTACTAGTGATGAACGTGCAAATCGCAATGTTGATATTTTGAGGGACTTTGTGAAGGAGCAAAATATCAAATACTTCTATGACATTACAGATCTTTCTGACTTTAAG GTCAATCCTGACTACAAAGGAGTTTGCCATGTTGCTCTAGCTCAAGAGGGTCATTGTAGACCTGGAGAG GTCTTGTTGGGGACTGACTCTCATACTTGTAACGCTGGAGCATTTGGCCAATTTGCCACTGGAATAGGCAATACTGATGCTGGATTTGTATTAGGCACAGGAAAAATATTGCTGAAG GTTCCTCCTACATTAAGATTTGTACTGGATGGAGAAATGCCTGATTATTTGCTTGCAAAGGATTTAATTCTGCAA ATAATTGGTGAAATATCAGTGTCTGGTGCAACGTATAAATCAATGGAATTTGTTGGATCCACTGTGGAGCGTTTGACA ATGGAAGAAAGGATGACCCTTTGCAACATGGTTGTTGAGGCAGGAGGAAAGAATGGGGTCGTTCCTGCTGATACTACCACATTTAAATACCTTGAG GATAAGACATCTATTCCTTATGAACCTGTTTATGGTGATGATCAAGCAAG GTTTCTGTCTGAATATCGGTTTGATGTTTCAAAGTTGGAACCTCTTGTTGCAAAG CCTCACTCCCCGGATAATCGTGCTTTAGCAAGAGAGTGCAAATATGTCAAAATTGATAGAGTCTATATTGGATCTTGTACTGGGGGGAAAATAGAAGACTTCATGGCTGTAGCCAAAGTGTTCTTAGCAGCT GGGAAAAAGGTTAAAGTCCCGACTTTTCTGGTCCCTGCCACCCAGAAG GTTTGGTTGGATGTATACACTCTTCCTGTTCCTGGATCTGGAGGTAAGACCTGTGCCCAGATATTTGAAGAAGCTGGATGTGACACACCAGGTAGTCCAGGCTGTGGAGCTTGTCTTGGGGGCCCTAGAGACACATATGCACGGATGAATGAGCCAATG GTGTGCGTTTCAACAACAAATAGGAACTTCCCTGGCCGAATGGGCCACAAAGAAGGGCAAATATATCTGGCATCTCCATACACTGCAGCAGCATCAGCCTTGACCGGCTTTGTTACCGATCCAAGAGAGTTCTTACAATAA
- the LOC130810513 gene encoding uncharacterized protein LOC130810513, whose amino-acid sequence MTILSPFQLLEINIISAQDVAEVSRSMKTYAVAWVHPDRKLTTRVDDNGGTNPTWNDKFIFQVDNQFLQSDMSAIMIEIYALHWFRDKHVGTVRVLVGNLVPPQTKAYNQNHIGMRFVALQIRRRSSRPQGILNIGVTVLDSNMRSMPLYTQISAVGYQKLMGQDELHSHQQGNSNKSSGQVKIRRSKSDRSSVLGNNYDIYNDITLHKPNNATINDSDKGSMIGVLRNKKGGNFIYDKPLSIINGVEAASNLGLAVKLKAQKGKKAESIVGYPTTSSTKEIANKKTFSTKTRSDIGVVPPLLMKDLKGLKKNNNENNIGYKKHNWLPNYTMKKDLPAGSIWSESEVGPSPSEVAAAIAHDSKYQKMDDRGSSIIMDETWSGINKTEGVRTKLERWRTDIPTTYDYSCSYSGSGSTSSIFPRTNHTRRHTAADGGGKFSCFSNICGYECSIVCGRNEDDSSHAKGKYLAHAPSLDSMSTYL is encoded by the coding sequence atgacGATTTTATCACCGTTTCAACTAttagaaataaatataatatccGCTCAAGATGTTGCCGAGGTTTCACGGTCCATGAAAACCTATGCGGTTGCATGGGTTCACCCGGATCGAAAGCTCACGACTCGTGTCGACGACAACGGCGGAACCAACCCAACATGGAATGACAAATTTATCTTTCAGGTAGATAACCAATTTCTTCAATCAGACATGTCTGCCATCATGATCGAGATCTATGCACTACATTGGTTTCGCGACAAGCATGTGGGAACCGTACGAGTTCTTGTGGGCAACCTTGTTCCTCCTCAAACAAAGGCTTATAATCAAAATCACATTGGCATGCGTTTTGTGGCACTGCAAATCCGTCGCCGTTCAAGTCGCCCGCAAGGGATCTTAAACATAGGTGTGACTGTCCTCGACAGCAACATGCGTAGCATGCCATTGTATACTCAAATTAGTGCCGTTGGGTATCAGAAGTTGATGGGACAAGATGAGCTCCATAGCCATCAACAAGGAAATAGCAACAAGAGTTCAGGTCAAGTTAAGATTCGACGTTCAAAAAGTGACAGGAGTTCCGTACTCGGTAATAACTACGATATCTATAACGATATTACCCTCCATAAGCCAAATAACGCAACAATCAATGATTCCGATAAAGGCTCTATGATTGGAGTACTAAGGAATAAGAAAGGGGGAAACTTTATCTATGATAAGCCCTTATCAATAATAAATGGAGTTGAGGCTGCATCTAATTTAGGTTTAGCTGTAAAATTAAAAGCTCAAAAAGGGAAAAAGGCAGAATCAATTGTCGGGTACCCGACAACTTCATCAACCAAAGAGATCGCCAATAAAAAGACGTTTTCAACCAAAACTCGATCCGACATTGGAGTTGTACCACCATTGTTAATGAAGGATTTAAAGGgactaaagaaaaataataatgaaaacaaCATAGGCTATAAGAAGCACAATTGGTTGCCAAATTACACAATGAAGAAAGACTTACCAGCCGGGTCAATATGGTCAGAGTCGGAAGTAGGCCCATCACCGTCAGAAGTGGCAGCAGCAATAGCACATGACAGCAAGTACCAAAAGATGGACGACCGGGGAAGTTCAATAATAATGGACGAAACATGGAGTGGCATAAACAAGACCGAAGGGGTTAGAACGAAGCTCGAGAGGTGGAGAACAGATATACCCACAACTTATGATTATAGTTGTTCATATAGCGGAAGTGGTAGTACAAGTAGCATTTTTCCAAGGACTAACCATACTCGACGACACACTGCTGCCGACGGTGGAGGAAAATTCTCCTGCTTTAGTAATATATGTGGGTATGAGTGCTCCATTGTTTGTGGTAGAAATGAGGACGATAGCAGTCATGCTAAAGGCAAGTATCTTGCCCACGCTCCTTCCTTAGATTCTATGTCTACTTATTTGTGA
- the LOC130817650 gene encoding uncharacterized protein LOC130817650, with translation MSFLITFDLMHQRKTRQDKIVVRLNCDYWLAGGAFYLSFHVAMVEIEGPTATRKTEGRRVMVVADPTRESAGALQYALSHAILEKDELILMHVVSPCPRKGAFGLHSLSSIFRKQIETSSNNSESPTEGGGGGGDGGVSGGGLFGDGGVGIFGGGIGIFGLNGVMEGNGNADFLKVMKKTCHKARPNMDVRVEKVEQGCTDKATTVLSQTKLLAIDLLIIGQRRNLPNIFLGAKRNGGLFLGASKVLDTAEFLIENSICNCVGVQKKSQNAGYLLNTRSHKNFWLLA, from the exons ATGAGTTTTTTGATCACATTTGATTTGATGCACCAACGTAAAACAAGACAAGACAAAATCGTCGTAAGATTAAATTGCGATTACTGGTTGGCTGGTGGTGCCTTTTATCTCTCGTTTCACGTTGCAATGGTTGAGATAGAAGGCCCCACCGCCACCAGAAAAACCGAAGGCCGACGAGTCATGGTTGTTGCCGATCCTACTAGAGAGTCCGCAG GTGCCTTACAATATGCATTATCTCATGCAATACTAGAAAAGGACGAGTTAATCCTAATGCATGTAGTGAGCCCTTGCCCTAGGAAAGGGGCATTTGGGTTGCATTCATTAAGCTCAATTTTTCGAAAGCAGATTGAAACTTCCTCTAATAACTCCGAGAGTCCTACAGAAGGCGGTGGTGGTGGGGGTGATGGCGGAGTCAGTGGAGGTGGTTTATTCGGTGATGGCGGTGTAGGTATTTTTGGTGGTGGCATTGGCATTTTTGGATTGAATGGAGTCATGGAAGGTAATGGAAATGCAGATTTCTTAAAAGTTATGAAGAAGACATGTCACAAAGCACGTCCAAATATGGACGTACGAGTGGAAAAAGTTGAACAAGGTTGCACGGACAAGGCTACTACCGTTCTTTCTCAAACTAAGTTGTTAGCTATTGATCTTTTAATCATTGGTCAACGTCGAAATCTTCCAAATATCTTTTTAGG AGCTAAAAGAAATGGAGGACTATTTCTAGGAGCATCAAAAGTATTAGACACAGCAGAGTTTCTAATTGAAAACAGTATATGCAATTGTGTTGGAGTACAAAAGAAGAGCCAAAATGCAGGTTATCTTCTCAACACTCGGTCCCACAAGAATTTCTGGCTGTTGgcataa
- the LOC130817616 gene encoding glutamyl-tRNA(Gln) amidotransferase subunit B, chloroplastic/mitochondrial, producing MASLLFRGLPIRPLCIYPCSLLTNKVGVFYCTAKANNLHTQSASTQDKPKSQSKAITRNQDKILDNILKDYEAIIGIETHVQLSTITKAFCGCAYNYGSQPNTNICPVCMGLPGALPVLNSKVIESAVRLGLALNCKLSLNSKFDRKQYFYPDLPKGYQISQFDVPIASNGYIELDLPLEFGGGHRRFGITRVHMEEDAGKLLHTEGGSHSQVDLNRAGVPLLEIVSEPDMRSGIEAAEYGAELQRLVRYLGVCNGNMQEGSLRCDVNISVRPRGQAEFGTKVEIKNLNSFSAINRAIDYEIIRQVQLHNQGQADQIVQETRLWEDGAQKTVTMRKKEGLADYRYFPEPDLPEVTLTKEYIESIRASLPELPDLKRRRYEQMGLSMQDVLFLANDVNVADFFDSTISKGVDVKLAANWIMGDIAAYMKNEKVSMNEIKLTPDELAALIDSIKNGTISGKIGKVILFELIAKGGTVKGIIKEKNLVQITDPGEIEKMIDKVLAENPKQVEQYRAGKTKLQGFFAGQVMKESKGKANPGVLNKMLLEKLNAKS from the exons ATGGCATCTTTGCTGTTTAGGGGACTACCAATCCGTCCTTTGTGTATTTACCCTTGCTCACTGTTGACTAATAAAGTGGGTGTGTTTTACTGCACAGCCAAAGCCAATAACCTACATACCCAAAGTGCATCTACACAAGATAAGCCAAAGTCACAATCTAAGGCTATAACTCGAAACCAAGACAAAATACTTGATAACATATTGAAAGACTATGAGGCAATCATTGGCATAGAAACCCATGTCCAATTATCCACTATAACTAAGGCCTTCTGTGGATGTGCCTACAATTATGGTTCACAACCGAACACAAACATTTGCCCTGTTTGCATGGGATTGCCAGGTGCTTTGCCAGTTTTGAACTCCAAGGTCATTGAATCTGCTGTGAGACTTGGTCTTGCGCTTAATTGCAAGTTATCCTTAAACTCAAAGTTTGATAGGAAGCAGTATTTTTACCCTGATTTGCCAAAGGGCTACCAGATTTCTCAGTTTGATGTTCCGATTGCGAGTAATGGGTATATAGAATTGGATCTCCCTCTTGAGTTTGGTGGGGGGCATAGAAGATTTGGGATAACTCGAGTTCATATGGAAGAGGATGCCGGGAAACTACTACACACCGAGGGTGGGAGTCATTCTCAG GTTGATCTAAATAGGGCTGGAGTACCATTACTTGAGATCGTCTCCGAACCTGATATGAGAAGTGGCATAGAAGCTGCAGAATATGGAGCAGAATTGCAGAGGTTAGTTAGGTACTTGGGCGTGTGCAATGGAAATATGCAAGAAGGCTCACTACGTTGTGATGTTAATATCTCAGTCCGTCCTAGAGGGCAAGCCGAGTTTGGTACAAAG GTcgaaataaaaaatctaaactcATTTTCAGCAATAAACAGGGCCATTGATTATGAGATCATAAGGCAAGTGCAACTTCATAATCAAGGCCAAGCTGACCAAATTGTACAAGAGACTCGTCTTTGGGAGGATGGTGCTCAG AAAACAGTAACCATGAGAAAGAAGGAAGGGCTTGCTGATTATAGATATTTCCCTGAGCCAGACCTGCCAGAAGTAACTTTGACAAAGGAATACATAGAGAGCATTCGTGCTTCTTTGCCAGAACTTCCAGATTTGAAGAGACGCCGGTATGAACAAATGGGCTTAAGCATGCAGGATGTGCTTTTTCTTGCTAATGATGTCAAT GTTGCAGATTTTTTTGATTCAACCATATCTAAAGGTGTTGATGTAAAGCTAGCTGCTAATTGGATCATGGGCGACATTGCAGcttacatgaagaatgaaaaggtgTCCATGAATGAGATAAAGCTCACTCCTGATGAGTTAGCTGCACTGATTGATTCCATTAAAAATGGGACTATCAGTGGCAAAATTGGTAAAGTG ATACTGTTTGAGCTAATAGCCAAAGGAGGAACTGTCAAGGGGATCATCAAGGAAAAGAATTTGGTCCAG ATAACTGATCCTGGTGAGATAGAGAAGATGATTGATAAAGTGCTTGCTGAAAATCCGAAGCAAGTTGAACAATACCGCGCAGGCAAGACAAAGCTGCAAGGTTTTTTTGCTGGCCAG GTAATGAAAGAATCGAAAGGCAAGGCAAACCCGGGTGTCTTGAACAAGATGCTCCTCGAAAAGCTCAACGCCAAGAGCTGA